A genomic segment from Euleptes europaea isolate rEulEur1 chromosome 17, rEulEur1.hap1, whole genome shotgun sequence encodes:
- the SALL1 gene encoding sal-like protein 1 — protein sequence MSRRKQAKPQHFQSEPELASKAPRNGDAHKGPANRTTKTKDPHVCGRCCAEFFELSDLLQHKKNCTKNQLVLIVNENPASPSETFPPCSPSENPDKQRNEAAKSMDQVDLSEHHKLDKEESMDAEASCTTKSAGGSSQHVNDSLVSSNGSTMGTSATTTSLPQTGDLTTLGNFSVINSNVIIENLQSTKVAVAQFSQEARCNGASSGKLAIPALMEQLLALQQQQIHQLQLIEQIRHQILLLASQNADLPMSSNLSPSTIRTSANPLSTLSSHLSQQLAAAAGLAQSLASQSASISGVKQLPPIQLPQNNPSNAMIPSSSGSSPNITLSAAAMTTPSSDKVATNAGGSQLGNPPAPVSSSPAFAISSLLSPVSNPLLPQPAPSNSVFPNPLSNLGTPADDLNSLAALAQQRKSKPPNVTAFEAKSTSDEAFFKHKCRFCAKVFGSDSALQIHLRSHTGERPFKCNICGNRFSTKGNLKVHFQRHKEKYPHIQMNPYPVPEHLDNIPTSTGIPYGMSIPPEKPVTSWLDTKPVLSTLTTSVGLPLPPTIPSLTPFIKTEEPQPIPITHPSSSPPCSIKSDSGSVDPAGKNSNGHLVEGEVGALLSSDGKPEDNTQTSSTVTSLNHSVTSPATDSGSHSVVAFTNPLMPLMSEQFKAKFPFGGLLDTTPASETSKLQQLVENIDKKATDPNECIICHRVLSCQSALKMHYRTHTGERPFKCKICGRAFTTKGNLKTHYSVHRAMPPLRVQHSCPICQKKFTNAVVLQQHIRMHMGGQIPNTPVTEHYSESMESDTGSFDENFDDLDNFSDKNMEDCPDSSVPDTPKSVDASQDSLSSSPLPPEMSSIAALENQMKMINAGLAEQLQASLKSVENGSVEGDIMTNDSSSVGGDMESQSAGSPAISESTSSMQALSPSNSTTDYHKSPSVDEKPLRALSNDFVNGWPPAFVNGGALDLTSGNPEKMMIKEESLSMLFPFRDRGKLKNTACDICGKTFACQSALDIHYRSHTKERPFICTVCNRGFSTKGNLKQHMLTHQMRDLPSQLFEPNSNLGPNQNSSTIPTNSLASLIKTEVNGFGHGSPQDSKETPPCLIAPGPLPPSATSPVLLSTLPRRTPKQHYCHTCGKTFSSSSALQIHERTHTGEKPFACTICGRAFTTKGNLKVHMGTHMWNSTPARRGRRLSVDGPMTFLGSNPIKFPDMFPKDLATRSGNGDPSSFWNQYAAALSNGLAMKTNEISVIQNGGIPPIPGSMGNGSSSPISGLTGSLEKLQNSEPNAPLAGLEKMASSENGTTFRFTRFVEDGKEIVTN from the exons ATGTCGCGAAGGAAGCAAGCGAAGCCGCAGCATTTCCAGTCCGAGCCCGAGCTGGCCTCGAAAGCCCCGCGCAAtg GAGACGCACACAAGGGTCCAGCAAATCGAACCACCAAGACGAAGGATCCCCACGTCTGTGGCAGATGCTGTGCTGAGTTTTTTGAACTATCTGATCTCCTGCAACACAAGAAGAACTGTACTAAAAATCAATTGGTTTTAATTGTGAATGAAAACCCTGCCTCTCCTTCCGAAACCTTCCCTCCCTGCTCCCCTTCTGAGAATCCCGACAAACAGAGGAATGAGGCAGCTAAGAGCATGGATCAAGTAGACCTTTCCGAGCATCACAAACTTGACAAGGAAGAATCCATGGACGCCGAAGCATCCTGCACGACTAAGAGTGCCGGCGGTAGTTCCCAGCACGTCAACGATAGCCTTGTAAGCAGTAATGGCTCCACAATGGGTACCTCAGCTACAACAACCTCTCTACCTCAAACGGGGGACCTGACAACGCTCGGCAACTTCTCGGTGATTAACAGCAACGTCATCATCGAGAACCTCCAGAGCACGAAAGTGGCGGTTGCGCAGTTCTCGCAGGAGGCCCGGTGCAACGGCGCCTCGAGCGGCAAGTTGGCCATCCCGGCCCTCATGGAGCAGCTGTTGGCCCTGCAGCAGCAACAGATCCACCAGCTGCAACTGATTGAACAGATCCGCCACCAAATATTACTGCTGGCTTCCCAGAACGCGGACCTGCCGATGTCTTCGAACCTGTCTCCAAGCACCATACGGACGTCCGCCAACCCCTTGTCCACATTAAGTTCCCATTTATCCCAGCAGCTGGCTGCGGCGGCCGGATTGGCGCAGAGCTTGGCGAGCCAGTCTGCCAGCATCAGTGGTGTGAAGCAACTGCCTCCTATACAGCTACCTCAGAACAACCCTAGCAATGCTATGATTCCATCCAGTAGCGGCTCGTCTCCAAATATCACCCTCTCGGCAGCAGCCATGACGACACCGTCCTCTGACAAAGTGGCTACAAATGCTGGTGGCTCTCAGCTTGGCAATCCACCAGCGCCCGTGTCCTCCTCACCGGCTTTTGCAATAAGCAGCTTGTTAAGCCCTGTTTCGAACCCTCTTCTACCTCAGCCTGCCCCTAGCAACTCTGTGTTCCCCAATCCTTTGTCAAATCTTGGGACCCCTGCAGATGACTTGAACTCCTTGGCTGCTCTGGCCCAGCAGAGGAAAAGTAAGCCGCCCAACGTGACAGCCTTCGAAGCGAAAAGTACTTCCGACGAAGCGTTCTTTAAGCATAAATGCAGGTTCTGTGCGAAAGTGTTTGGGAGCGACAGTGCCTTGCAGATCCATTTGCGTTCTCACACTGGGGAGAGGCCATTCAAGTGCAACATCTGTGGAAACCGGTTTTCCACCAAGGGGAACTTAAAAGTCCATTTTCAGCGTCATAAAGAAAAATACCCTCACATTCAAATGAACCCCTACCCTGTGCCCGAGCATTTGGACAACATTCCCACCAGTACAGGAATTCCATACGGAATGTCAATACCGCCAGAGAAACCTGTAACCAGCTGGCTGGACACCAAGCCAGTCTTGTCAACACTGACCACATCCGTTGGCTTACCACTTCCCCCCACAATTCCAAGCTTGACACCCTTCATCAAAACAGAGGAGCCTCAGCCTATTCCCATCACTCATCCTTCTTCCAGTCCTCCGTGTTCCATCAAAAGTGACTCTGGCTCAGTTGATCCTGCTGGGAAAAACTCAAACGGGCATCTAGTTGAAGGGGAGGTAGGTGCTTTGCTATCCTCCGATGGCAAGCCAGAGGATAACACTCAGACATCCAGCACCGTCACGAGTCTTAACCATTCTGTAACCTCTCCAGCCACAGATTCAGGTTCCCACAGTGTGGTTGCTTTTACCAACCCTCTCATGCCTCTCATGTCAGAACAGTTTAAGGCCAAGTTTCCATTTGGAGGGCTGTTGGACACAACGCCAGCCTCTGAGACTTCTAAGTTGCAGCAACTGGTGGAAAACATTGACAAAAAGGCAACTGATCCCAACGAGTGTATCATTTGCCACCGAGTTCTCAGTTGCCAGAGTGCTTTAAAGATGCACTACCGCACACATACGGGCGAAAGGCCCTTCAAGTGCAAAATCTGTGGCCGTGCCTTCACAACAAAAGGCAATTTAAAGACCCACTATAGCGTTCACCGTGCCATGCCCCCACTGAGAGTACAACATTCCTGCCCAATCTGCCAGAAGAAGTTCACCAATGCTGTTGTGCTACAGCAGCACATCAGGATGCATATGGGTGGCCAGATACCCAACACGCCTGTGACAGAGCATTATTCCGAGTCAATGGAATCAGACACGGGATCTTTTGACGAGAACTTTGATGACCTGGACAACTTCTCCGACAAGAACATGGAAGACTGTCCTGACAGTAGCGTGCCAGATACACCTAAATCAGTCGACGCATCTCAAGATAGTTTATCTTCTTCCCCATTGCCACCGGAAATGTCAAGTATTGCTGCTTTAGAAAATCAGATGAAAATGATTAATGCAGGACTTGCAGAACAGCTCCAAGCCAGCTTGAAGTCTGTGGAGAATGGGTCAGTGGAAGGGGATATCATGACAAATGATTCGTCATCTGTCGGTGGTGATATGGAAAGCCAAAGCGCTGGAAGTCCTGCTATCTCAGAGTCTACCTCTTCCATGCAGGCCTTGTCCCCATCCAACAGCACGACTGATTACCACAAGTCGCCAAGCGTGGATGAGAAACCACTGAGAGCATTATCCAATGACTTTGTCAATGGTTGGCCTCCAGCCTTTGTGAATGGTGGTGCTTTGGACTTGACATCGGGCAACCCAGAGAAGATGATGATTAAGGAAGAGTCCTTGAGTATGCTGTTCCCTTTCCGAGACAGAGGGAAACTTAAAAACACAGCGTGCGACATTTGTGGCAAAACGTTTGCTTGTCAGAGTGCCTTGGACATTCATTACAGAAGTCATACCAAAGAGAGACCATTTATTTGCACAGTCTGCAATCGTGGCTTTTCCACAAAGGGTAATTTGAAGCAGCATATGTTGACACATCAAATGCGAGATCTACCATCACAGCTCTTTGAACCCAACTCAAACCTTGGCCCTAATCAGAACTCGTCGACGATCCCAACTAACTCACTCGCGTCACTTATCAAGACGGAGGTCAACGGTTTCGGACACGGCTCTCCTCAGGACAGTAAAGAGACTCCGCCCTGTCTCATTGCTCCGGGGCCTTTGCCGCCTTCAGCGACGTCACCTGTTTTGCTATCCACGCTGCCCAGACGAACGCCGAAACAGCACTATTGCCACACTTGTGGGAAGACCTTTTCGTCCTCCAGTGCGTTGCAGATTCATGAAAGgacccacacaggagaaaagcctTTTGCCTGCACTATATGCGGAAGAGCTTTCACAACAAAAGGCAACTTGAAG GTTCACATGGGCACACATATGTGGAACAGCACACCTGCCAGGCGAGGGAGAAGGCTTTCTGTGGACGGTCCCATGACTTTTCTCGGAAGCAATCCTATAAAATTCCCAGACATGTTTCCAAAAGATTTGGCCACAAGGTCAGGGAACGGAGACCCTTCCAGCTTCTGGAATCAGTACGCGGCCGCTCTCTCCAATGGTTTGGCAATGAAGACAAACGAGATTTCGGTGATTCAAAATGGTGGCATTCCTCCAATTCCTGGAAGCATggggaatggcagcagctctccgatTAGCGGCTTGACGGGAAGCTTGGAGAAACTCCAGAATTCCGAACCTAACGCACCTCTAGctggtctggagaaaatggcaagcaGCGAGAACGGGACTACCTTCCGTTTCACGCGTTTTGTGGAAGACGGCAAAGAGATTGTAACGAATTAG